The nucleotide window CGCTCTACCAACTGAGCTAACTGCCCCAAGCTAGCTCTGTATTTATAAAAGCTCGGTCTCGGACCGTCAACAGTGCGGCTAAGTTCTTTGAAAAGTGGCCACGCCACGGTTTGTAATGGACCTTGGGACCGCCGGCGGGGAAAATGGAAACGCGGGTCGATTTCGCCGCAACTGTTGTGTGGGGCGAGTTATGAGCACACCGCGTTTCACGGCTGAGGAGTTGGACCGCCTGCGGGCACTGGCCTCGGAGTGGGGCAAAATCGTCTCCAAGCGAGCGTTCGGGGAGGACGGGCAGGGCTACGCACGGATTGGTGTTGGGTAAGTTGCGGCGTGTGGGTATGTGCGGCTCCTCATTTTAGGAGCGGCACACATGGCCCGGTCCCTGGTCGAGCGTTTGGCGGAGTTACCGGACCCGCGGAGCCGTCACGGTCGCCAGTATCCGCTGGTCGGGCTATTGACCTTGTGCCTGGTGGCGGTGATGGGCGGGCACACCACGCCCGAGGCCCTCTCGCAGTTCGGTCGGCTGCGGCAGAAGCGGTTGAGCCACACGCTCGGGTTCCAGAACGGCGACATGCCGTGCGCCAACACGATTGCCGGGTTACTTCGGAAGCTGGACCCGGACCACCTGGACCGGATCATCGGTGCATGGCTCGCGGACCGGCACCCGGACGGGTGGGAGCACCTCGCGTTGGACGGCAAGCGGTTGCGCGGGTCCCGAGACGGCGAGGTGCCCGGCGCGCACCTGCTGGCCGCGTATGCCCCGGGTGCCGCGGCGGTGGTCGCCCAAATGACGGTCGAGGCCACGACCAACGAACATAAGGCGGCGCTCCGGTTGCTGGGCGTATGGCCCCCGCTCGGCCGAACCGTAATCACTGGGGACGCCATCTTCACCCAACCGGACGTGTGTGTCGCAGTGCAACAGAAGGGTGGGGACTACATCTTGTATGCCAAGAGCAACCCGAGCACCTTGCGGGCGGACGTGGATACCGCGTTCGCCGCCACCGGTGGGGCGGCTTTCCCCCCCCCCGGCGGGCAGCGCTAGTGGGATCGAGATGTGGACACGGCGCGTGAGGTGAGCAATGGGCACGGGCGAGTCGAGCGGCGCACCATGACCAGCACCACATGGCTCAACGAGTACTTGACCCGGTGGCCCGGGGTGCAGCAGGTGTTCCGGCTCGAGCGCCGGCGCCGGGTCGGTGGGAAAGCAACGGTGGAGGTGGTGTACGGGATCTCCAGTCTGAGCCCGGTGGCCGCGCCCGCGGATGTGCTGCTGCGGTACACGCGGGCGCACTGGGGTATCGAAGCCCGGCACCATGTCCGCGACGTGACTTTGTGCGCGGACCGGTGCCGGGTGTGCCACGGGACCGAACCGCGGGTGCTGGCGTCGCTACGGAACGTCTCCATGTACCTCCTACGGCGGCTCCGGTACCGTCGCCGCGGCCGTTCGGGACGTCGTTGCACGACCCGAGTTCGTGTTCGACGTGCTACATCAGCCAGATTCAATTTGATTAGCCCTGTCCCGACTCCGACGTTGCTTGATGGTTCCGGTTGTTCGGTCGCACCGGTGCGCACGCCGGAGGATGGATGTCGGGCCAGAACTTGGAAGAGGTCTCGCCGCTCACGGCGAGACCCCGGAACCGTTGAGGATGAAAACGCGGCCGAAATCGACTCGCGGAATGCACTTGGACAAACGAAGTCCGCAAACGGAGTGATATGCTCAAATTGACAGGCAATAGTCTCGTGCCTCCGCGAATCGCTGAGCTCGACTGATGCCGAATCTGTGACGCTTATCCGGCGGGTGCGAGCGTGGTAAGCAAGAGCTCGCGTACGGGCTCCGGGAGTTTATCACGACCCATGGTTTGCCCGGCCTGTGGCAAAAGTGCCTCGGCCCAGAGCCACTGCCGGACCGCCGCCAACGCATCGGAGAAGGTTGTGACGGTCTTGCCCGGCCATTCCACGGCCCCGGTTCGCTTCGATGCGGGCAGGGTGTGGAACAGGACGGCCACCACGGTGTACAACCCGAACAGGCACGGGGCCGCCCGCAACACGGTCTTCTCGCGCCACCCGCGGGTCGTCTCCAGGCCCAGTTCCGCGCGCATCTCTTGGAACGTGGTCTCAATATTCCAACGGCCGCAGTAGATCGCGATGACCGCCGACACGGTCAGGCCGAGGTCCGTGGTGAAGAAGTACTCGTCCCGGTGTGTGCCCGTCGTGTCCCGGACGAATACCCAGCGGATCGGCACCAGGCCGTGACCCGCTTTATACCAGTACCCGGTTCCGGTGAGCGTATCGACCTGCCTCTGGCCGCCCCCGTACCATCCCACCTTCAACGGGGCCAACGCCGGGGCCGCATCGACCACCTGACGCGGCTTGGGCACGGGCGCGCCCTTGACCCGAGGCCGGCCGTGGCCCGAGTACGGGGGCGGGGGCTCGAACAGGTTGGCCTTGGGGTGCAACTTGCTCACCAGGGTGAGTCGGTCCCGGTGACGCTGGGCGAACCGGGCGACCTCATGGGTCCCGTACCCGGCATCCCCGGCCAATACGAACGTGCGGTTCGGGAATCGGATCAGCAGGGCCCGCACGAGCACGCACATGATCCGCGCCGGTGTCCGGTGCGGCCGGTTCCGCTTACGGTCGTCTTCTTGAGACCGGTACAGGTCGATGAGAATGGGCAGCGCCCACGGGCGGGTGGCGAACGGGAACTTGACGAGCACGGCGAGCACCACCCACTTGTGCCCGTACCGCCACGCGGTGTAGGCGTGGGACGATCGTACGGGGTCGCGGTGCCGGGCCTTGCCGTACACGCACCGACCCGGGTGCCCATCGATCGTGTCGTCGCCGACCAGCATCACGGGGCCCGCAGGGACCACGTGGTCCAGCAGGAACCGCATCACGGCGCACCCAACCGCGAGCCCGGACCACGGCGCGCGTGAGAGTGGAGTTCCCCACGAAAAGTGGACAGCTTTTAGCGGTGGGTTCGGTTATACGTTCGTTCGTACTCGTCTGGGGCAACGTCGCCCAGAGCGGAGTGCCGTCGAACCCGGTTGTAGAACGTCTCGATGTACTCGAAGATGCTCGCCTTGGCCTGGTCCCGCGTGGCGTAGTCCTCGTGGTGAACGAGCTCCTTCTTCAGGCTGGCGAAGAACGATTCCATCGGCGCGTTGTCCCAGCACTGCCCGACCCCACTCATACTGCATGTGATCCGCTCCTCTCGGAGCCGGCGCTGGTAATGCTCGCTCGCGTACTGGCTCCCGCGATCCGAATGCGTGAGCCGAGAAGACCCCAGGAGAGTGGGGCGGCGGTGAAGCGCCATCTCCAGCGCGTCTACCACCAGCCGGCTGGTCATCGTCTGATCCATCGACCAACCCACGATCCTCCGGCTGAACAGATCCTCGACGGCCGCCAGGTACAGCCACCCCTCGCGGGTCGGGATGTAGGTGATGTCCGCGACCCACACGGCATTCGGCTGGTCCGGGTCGAACGCCCGAGCCGGCACGTTCTCGGCCACCGGCATCGCGTGGTTCGAGTCCGTCGTCTGTCGGAACTTCCGCTTGGTTTTCGCGGCGATTCCGGCCTCCCGCATGAGCTCGGCCACGAAGTTCACGCAGCACTCCTGGCCCCGTGCAACCAACTCGGCGTGGATGCGCGGGCTCCCGTAACGGCCCTTCACCTCGGCGTGGATCGCCTTCACCTCGTCGATCAGTTGCTCGCGCCGCGTGTCGGCGGCACTCGGCTCGCGCGAGCGCCACGCGTAGAACCCGGACCGCGACACGCCCAACACCCGGCACATGAGCACAATCGGCCATTCGCTCTTGCGTCCCTCGATCCAGGCGAAGATCAGTTCGACTGGTTGGCGAAGAACGCCGCCGCTTTTTTTAGGATGTCGCGCTCCATCTCCAGCCGCTTGACCTCGGCTCGGAGCTTGCGGATCTCTTCCTCTTGAGGCGTCTGGTGCCCCGAACCGGGGAACGCGTCCGCGCCCTTGTGGGCATGCGCCTTCTTCCACGTGTGCAACAGGTTCTCACTGATCCCGAGCCGCCGTGCGACCTCGGCAACGGACAGCTTCTGCTCGGTGATCATCTTCACCGCCGAGAGCTTGAACTCCGCCGTGTGGACCTTGCGCTTGCCAGCCATCGGTGTGTCTCCTGGTGATCCGAGTTTACACCGCTTTCCGGCTGTCCACCATTCGTGGGGAACTTCAGAGCACCCGTTGGTAATCGGTCCGGTGCCCCGGTGCCAGGTGCCGGAGCGTGCGCAACAGGTTGGCCACGGTCCGTCGCCCGGTCGTGACCAGGGCCCCGACCAGGAGCGTCGAGAACCGTTGGTATGTGGGGTTGGTGAAATGCAGCGCCAGAACCTGCACCAGGTCGTGCGCCTCGGGTGGTAGAATCATGGCAGCCGTCCGTGAGCGAGGGCCATGGGAGCTTCAGCAACCCTCATGTTACCTCACCACGGACGGCCCCAGAATCGGCATCCGTCGAGCTGAGGGCCGCTATTCGTACCCGTAACGCCGGATCACGTCGCCCCAGCGCTCCGCGATCAGAGCCTGCTGCGCATCCGTCAAGGTGAACTTGTTCCGCTCGTAGTTCGCGTTCTGACGCTGGTACTCTTCAATTTTGGGCCGCACCGCTTCGTACCCGCCGATCTCTAACGTCGTGTAGACCTGCTCCAGTGCGGCGACCGGCTCGCGAACGAGGTCCTCGTACCGCAGTTCGGCGAACTGGCCCGGCTTGAAGAGCGGGCGGGCCTCGTCGAGCCGGTCGTAAATTACGCGGAACTCGCGCAGCACCTTCTCTTCGAGTCCGGGAAACGTCGGGCGCTGGAGCCCGTGGCCCCGCGCGAGCGTTTTCCAGAGGTTCACGGTCGAGGGGAACACTGCCCGCGGGTCGCGGACGATGTGAACGAATTTCGCGTCCGGGAACACGTCGAGCAGGACCGGGACGCGGGCCGTGTGCGGCGGCGACTTCAGCACGAGCCGCTTCCCGCCGATCCGCACGGTCACCTCTTGGAGGAACCGCACGAACACCCGCTTCCAGCGCGCCAGTTGCTTCGGCGTGAGCCCCGACAGGTCCAGCGCGCCGCGGTCCTTCGGCTCACGGTCCGGGAACGCGAAATCCGTGTACGTGGTCGGCAGCCCCAGCAGGGCGAGGGCGAACTCGTCTTCCTGCGGGCGCTCCCAGCCGAACGGCATGTTGTCCATCGGCCGCTTGTCCGGCAGCAGCC belongs to Gemmata obscuriglobus and includes:
- a CDS encoding IS3 family transposase (programmed frameshift), translating into MAGKRKVHTAEFKLSAVKMITEQKLSVAEVARRLGISENLLHTWKKAHAHKGADAFPGSGHQTPQEEEIRKLRAEVKRLEMERDIPKKSGGVLRQPVELIFAWIEGRKSEWPIVLMCRVLGVSRSGFYAWRSREPSAADTRREQLIDEVKAIHAEVKGRYGSPRIHAELVARGQECCVNFVAELMREAGIAAKTKRKFRQTTDSNHAMPVAENVPARAFDPDQPNAVWVADITYIPTREGWLYLAAVEDLFSRRIVGWSMDQTMTSRLVVDALEMALHRRPTLLGSSRLTHSDRGSQYASEHYQRRLREERITCSMSGVGQCWDNAPMESFFASLKKELVHHEDYATRDQAKASIFEYIETFYNRVRRHSALGDVAPDEYERTYNRTHR
- a CDS encoding sulfotransferase family protein, whose product is MPTTAATDTVALPPRKAHKREWAPRLWEGCDLFTWLRLLKDNGYAVQPPYWYIAAIVSANSVTNTVLRWCLNAAHGNRVRETKLEPPIFVIGHWRTGTTLLHELLIRDTRFGFPDMQDCFNPQHALLTNQLFKRYASWLLPDKRPMDNMPFGWERPQEDEFALALLGLPTTYTDFAFPDREPKDRGALDLSGLTPKQLARWKRVFVRFLQEVTVRIGGKRLVLKSPPHTARVPVLLDVFPDAKFVHIVRDPRAVFPSTVNLWKTLARGHGLQRPTFPGLEEKVLREFRVIYDRLDEARPLFKPGQFAELRYEDLVREPVAALEQVYTTLEIGGYEAVRPKIEEYQRQNANYERNKFTLTDAQQALIAERWGDVIRRYGYE